A single window of Streptococcus cristatus ATCC 51100 DNA harbors:
- a CDS encoding polyketide cyclase has product MEFSFSLSMKAAKEDVWSYYENIEKWYDWEEDLKNITLNGGFKTGSCGIMELEGMPPMEYQLTLVKPFEEFWDKTATPFGDILFGHQIIENDDGTVNVKHTVALDSKDQQHLEFLSQVFSDVPQSIFILKNCLEK; this is encoded by the coding sequence ATGGAATTTAGTTTTAGTTTAAGCATGAAAGCAGCAAAAGAAGATGTATGGTCCTACTATGAAAATATTGAAAAGTGGTATGACTGGGAAGAAGATTTAAAAAATATTACATTAAATGGTGGATTTAAGACAGGATCTTGTGGGATAATGGAACTCGAAGGAATGCCCCCAATGGAATATCAGCTGACACTTGTCAAGCCCTTTGAGGAATTTTGGGATAAAACAGCGACCCCGTTTGGAGATATCCTTTTTGGTCATCAGATCATTGAGAACGATGATGGCACTGTAAATGTCAAGCACACCGTAGCTTTAGATAGCAAAGATCAGCAACATTTGGAATTTTTGAGCCAAGTTTTCTCAGATGTTCCTCAATCTATTTTTATTTTAAAAAATTGTTTGGAAAAATAA
- the trxA gene encoding thioredoxin gives MVAAVTDATFAEETKDGLVLIDFWATWCGPCRMQAPILEQLAGEVHEDELKILKMDVDENPNTAREFGIMSIPTLLFKKDGQVVKQVAGVHTKEQLKAILAELS, from the coding sequence ATGGTAGCAGCAGTTACAGATGCAACATTCGCTGAAGAGACAAAAGATGGACTGGTTTTGATTGATTTTTGGGCAACATGGTGTGGTCCATGCCGTATGCAGGCGCCTATCTTGGAGCAGTTGGCAGGAGAAGTTCATGAGGACGAACTGAAAATCCTCAAAATGGATGTGGATGAAAATCCAAATACTGCCCGCGAATTTGGCATTATGTCCATTCCGACCCTTTTGTTCAAGAAAGACGGTCAAGTCGTTAAGCAAGTAGCTGGTGTTCATACGAAGGAGCAACTGAAGGCTATTTTGGCAGAATTAAGTTAA